In one window of Vibrio sp. JC009 DNA:
- the glpE gene encoding thiosulfate sulfurtransferase GlpE, with protein sequence MTDFKRIDVNSAYALMTQEKAVLVDIRDPGSYFISHPEGASHLGNSNIASFIDEVEPEQAVLVICYHGVSSLGAAQYLVNQGLEDVYSVDGGFEAWKQADLPTEMGE encoded by the coding sequence ATGACAGACTTTAAACGTATTGATGTTAATAGTGCGTATGCTTTGATGACACAAGAGAAGGCTGTTTTGGTTGATATCCGGGATCCCGGCTCATACTTTATATCCCATCCGGAAGGGGCATCCCATCTTGGTAATAGTAATATTGCATCCTTTATCGATGAGGTTGAACCTGAGCAGGCTGTGCTGGTTATTTGCTACCATGGAGTCAGCAGCCTGGGTGCAGCTCAGTATCTGGTTAATCAGGGACTTGAGGATGTATACAGCGTAGATGGTGGCTTTGAAGCCTGGAAGCAGGCGGACTTACCGACAGAAATGGGTGAATAG
- the rpoH gene encoding RNA polymerase sigma factor RpoH: MTNQAYPMALVSQDSLDSYISSANSYPMLTAEEERELAERLHYKGEIDAAKGLILSHLRFVVHVARGYSGYGLPMADLVQEGNIGLMKAVKRFNPEVGVRLVSFAVHWIKAEIHEYVLRNWRIVKIATTKAQRKLFFNLRKSKKRLGWFNNGEVETVARELGVEPSEVREMESRLAAQDATFELPTEDDDSSASYSAPVLYLEDKNSDVAESIEADNWEQHTNTRLAHAMATLDDRSQHIVRSRWLDDKKATLQELAETYSVSAERIRQLEKNAMKKLKAAVGDI, encoded by the coding sequence ATGACAAACCAAGCGTATCCAATGGCTTTAGTTTCACAGGATAGCCTTGACAGCTATATCAGCTCTGCAAACAGCTACCCAATGCTGACAGCAGAAGAAGAGCGTGAACTGGCTGAACGATTACATTACAAAGGTGAAATTGATGCTGCGAAAGGACTGATACTTTCTCATCTTCGCTTTGTTGTTCATGTTGCACGTGGCTACTCTGGTTACGGGCTGCCTATGGCTGACCTTGTACAGGAAGGCAACATTGGTCTTATGAAGGCAGTAAAACGCTTCAACCCGGAAGTGGGTGTTCGTCTGGTTTCTTTTGCTGTCCACTGGATTAAAGCAGAAATCCACGAATACGTACTGCGTAACTGGCGTATTGTTAAAATTGCCACCACCAAGGCTCAGCGTAAGCTATTCTTCAACCTGCGTAAGTCTAAGAAGCGTCTTGGCTGGTTTAACAATGGTGAAGTTGAAACCGTTGCACGCGAACTGGGTGTTGAACCTTCAGAAGTGAGAGAGATGGAATCCCGTCTGGCGGCACAGGATGCTACTTTTGAACTGCCGACAGAAGATGATGATTCCAGCGCAAGCTACTCTGCTCCGGTTCTGTATCTTGAAGACAAAAACTCAGATGTGGCTGAAAGCATTGAAGCGGACAACTGGGAACAGCATACTAATACGCGTCTGGCGCATGCGATGGCAACTCTGGATGACAGAAGCCAGCATATTGTCCGTTCTCGCTGGCTGGATGACAAAAAAGCCACTCTGCAGGAATTAGCGGAAACTTACAGCGTGTCAGCTGAACGAATTCGTCAGTTGGAAAAGAACGCAATGAAGAAACTGAAGGCCGCTGTCGGAGATATCTGA
- the ftsX gene encoding permease-like cell division protein FtsX has protein sequence MANNTRKQKALVKRDGFFKVHFIQAKKSFLSLWERPLGNILTLAVIAMALSIPASVYLVGKNIAQVAQGVSSHSQISVFLAENTAEARVMVLKDEFESWPDVHSVKYISSQQGLEDLSEHAGFEQALSLLDDYSLPAVLVVEPAVELKQEIKAIAQRIQENETVSDVRLDEDWLKRLDAIYNLARAVVATLAVLMFASVFLIVGNTLRFTMLAHKEEIQVMKLIGATDSFILRPYLYSGMWFGLMGAVIAWILTAVITILLNGAVESLALLYDSRFRLIGLNIDESVLLLMLGVFLGLFAARMSAKSHLKEIEPV, from the coding sequence ATGGCCAATAATACCCGTAAACAAAAAGCGCTTGTAAAAAGGGATGGCTTTTTTAAGGTTCATTTTATCCAGGCTAAGAAGTCTTTTCTTTCTCTGTGGGAACGCCCTTTAGGCAATATCCTGACTCTGGCGGTTATCGCTATGGCGCTGTCTATTCCAGCCAGTGTTTATCTGGTCGGAAAAAATATCGCTCAGGTGGCGCAGGGTGTGAGCAGCCATTCTCAAATCAGCGTGTTTTTAGCGGAAAATACCGCAGAAGCCCGGGTCATGGTGCTGAAAGATGAGTTCGAGAGCTGGCCGGATGTTCACAGCGTGAAATATATCTCCTCACAGCAGGGGCTGGAAGATTTGAGTGAACATGCCGGTTTTGAGCAGGCGCTTTCACTGCTGGATGACTATTCGCTTCCGGCAGTGCTGGTGGTTGAGCCGGCTGTTGAACTGAAGCAGGAAATAAAAGCCATAGCGCAGCGCATTCAGGAAAATGAAACGGTAAGCGATGTCAGGCTGGATGAAGACTGGCTAAAACGGCTGGATGCCATTTATAACCTGGCCAGAGCTGTGGTGGCGACGCTGGCTGTATTAATGTTTGCTTCGGTATTCCTGATTGTGGGTAATACGCTGCGTTTCACCATGCTGGCGCATAAGGAAGAGATCCAGGTGATGAAGCTGATTGGCGCGACTGACAGCTTTATACTTCGCCCTTATCTCTATTCCGGAATGTGGTTCGGACTGATGGGCGCTGTGATTGCCTGGATACTGACGGCCGTGATCACTATTCTGCTTAACGGCGCAGTTGAAAGCCTTGCACTTCTGTATGACAGCCGTTTCCGTCTGATCGGTTTGAATATAGACGAGTCTGTTCTGCTTCTTATGCTGGGTGTGTTTTTAGGACTGTTCGCTGCAAGGATGTCTGCGAAAAGTCATTTAAAAGAAATTGAACCAGTTTAA
- the ftsE gene encoding cell division ATP-binding protein FtsE, giving the protein MIKFQQVSKSYRGGRQALQKVDFHLRKGEMAFLSGHSGAGKSTLLKLICAMERPSDGKISFNGHDITNITTKDIPFLRRHLGIVFQDHRLLMDRSVYDNVALPMRIESATENDIKRRVSAALDKTGLLDKAKSLPSQLSGGEQQRVGIARAVVNRPTLLLADEPTGNLDAELSGRAIKLFEEFNRVGVSVLFATHDVGLISSRPQYRRFELTQGFLSEVEGYGQ; this is encoded by the coding sequence GTGATTAAATTTCAGCAAGTCAGTAAGTCGTATCGCGGAGGCCGCCAGGCTCTTCAGAAGGTAGACTTTCATTTGCGAAAGGGAGAGATGGCTTTTCTGAGCGGGCATTCCGGTGCCGGGAAAAGCACATTGCTGAAACTCATTTGTGCGATGGAGCGCCCGTCTGACGGAAAAATCAGCTTTAACGGTCATGACATCACCAATATCACTACCAAGGATATTCCCTTTTTGCGCAGACACTTAGGGATTGTGTTCCAGGATCATCGCCTGCTGATGGACCGCTCCGTGTATGACAATGTAGCTTTGCCCATGAGAATTGAGTCAGCCACCGAAAATGATATTAAGCGCAGGGTGTCAGCTGCGCTGGATAAAACCGGTTTGCTTGATAAAGCCAAAAGCCTGCCAAGTCAGCTTTCCGGTGGTGAACAGCAAAGGGTTGGCATTGCCCGGGCTGTGGTTAACCGCCCGACGCTGCTTCTGGCAGATGAGCCTACCGGTAACCTGGATGCGGAACTGTCGGGCAGGGCAATCAAGCTGTTCGAGGAGTTTAACCGTGTTGGTGTCTCTGTACTGTTTGCTACCCACGATGTGGGCCTGATCAGCAGTCGTCCTCAGTATCGCCGTTTTGAGCTTACCCAGGGCTTTTTAAGTGAGGTGGAAGGCTATGGCCAATAA
- the ftsY gene encoding signal recognition particle-docking protein FtsY — MTEKKKRGLLSWLGFGDEEQAPKTEPVAEELQEEEVVESQDEEQPQPEADVETEESPEEAEPVDAELSEDTLQEAEAEAEAEAEAEAEAEAEAEAEAPRVVEQEKPTESFFARLKGSLARTKQNIGAGFFGLFKGKKIDEDLFEELEEQLLIADVGMDTTLKIIENLTEKATRHELKDGEALYGLLKDEMAEILSHVEQPLEVDTAKTPYVILMVGVNGVGKTTTIGKLAKQFQSEGKKVMLAAGDTFRAAAVEQLQVWGERNDVPVIAQHTGADSASVIYDAIEAAKARGVDVVIADTAGRLQNKSNLMEELRKIVRVMKKIDDSAPHEIMLTLDAGTGQNAISQAKLFSDVAPVTGITLTKLDGTAKGGVIFAIADQFNIPIRYIGVGEGINDLRKFNTSDFIEALFSRED; from the coding sequence ATGACGGAAAAGAAAAAACGCGGACTACTTTCATGGCTTGGATTTGGTGACGAAGAACAAGCCCCAAAAACCGAGCCCGTAGCAGAAGAACTTCAGGAAGAAGAAGTTGTTGAAAGCCAGGATGAAGAACAGCCGCAGCCAGAAGCCGACGTAGAAACAGAAGAGTCGCCGGAAGAAGCTGAGCCTGTTGACGCTGAGTTATCAGAGGATACTCTGCAAGAAGCAGAAGCAGAAGCAGAAGCAGAAGCAGAAGCAGAAGCAGAAGCAGAAGCAGAAGCAGAAGCAGAAGCGCCACGGGTGGTTGAGCAGGAAAAGCCGACAGAAAGCTTCTTTGCTCGTCTGAAAGGCAGTCTTGCCAGAACCAAACAGAATATCGGTGCCGGTTTCTTTGGCCTGTTTAAAGGCAAGAAAATCGATGAAGATCTGTTTGAGGAGCTTGAAGAGCAACTGCTGATTGCCGATGTGGGCATGGATACCACGCTGAAGATCATCGAAAACCTGACAGAAAAAGCCACGCGCCATGAACTGAAAGACGGTGAAGCTCTGTACGGATTGCTGAAAGATGAGATGGCTGAAATTCTTTCGCATGTGGAGCAGCCTCTGGAAGTGGATACAGCCAAGACGCCATACGTCATCTTAATGGTTGGTGTAAACGGTGTTGGTAAAACGACTACCATAGGCAAGCTGGCAAAACAGTTCCAGAGTGAAGGCAAGAAAGTCATGCTTGCGGCAGGTGATACCTTCCGTGCAGCTGCGGTTGAGCAGCTTCAGGTCTGGGGCGAACGTAATGATGTTCCTGTCATTGCTCAGCATACAGGTGCGGACAGTGCATCGGTTATCTATGATGCCATTGAGGCTGCAAAAGCGCGTGGTGTGGATGTGGTGATTGCCGATACCGCAGGTCGCCTGCAGAACAAGAGCAACCTGATGGAAGAGCTGCGTAAGATTGTACGCGTGATGAAGAAAATCGACGACTCAGCGCCGCATGAAATTATGCTGACTCTGGATGCGGGTACAGGCCAGAATGCTATCAGCCAGGCGAAGCTGTTCAGCGACGTTGCGCCTGTCACAGGCATCACCCTGACTAAGCTGGATGGTACGGCAAAAGGCGGTGTTATCTTTGCTATTGCTGACCAGTTCAATATTCCAATCCGCTATATTGGTGTTGGTGAAGGCATTAACGATCTGCGTAAGTTTAATACCAGCGACTTTATCGAAGCGCTGTTTAGCCGGGAAGATTAA
- the rsmD gene encoding 16S rRNA (guanine(966)-N(2))-methyltransferase RsmD, producing MVRRHQRNSSQNKTTTGFVRIIAGLWRGRKLPVKDAEGLRPTTDRVKETVFNWLAMDVPAAKCLDLFAGSGGLGFESASRQAEQVTMLELNPEAHKQLLANIQLLKTDRIEAVNTDALAYLKQQGSQYDVVFIDPPFRKGLLEETMQLLETNGWLADNAMIYIETEKELVLEGIPENWHLNKEKAAGQVCYRLFERETQ from the coding sequence ATGGTAAGACGTCATCAACGAAACTCATCACAAAACAAAACGACTACTGGCTTTGTGCGTATCATTGCCGGGCTGTGGAGAGGCCGAAAACTCCCGGTAAAAGATGCTGAGGGGCTTCGTCCAACCACCGACAGAGTGAAAGAAACCGTATTTAACTGGCTTGCGATGGATGTGCCTGCGGCAAAATGTCTGGATCTGTTTGCCGGTTCCGGTGGCTTAGGTTTTGAGTCTGCCTCAAGACAGGCAGAGCAGGTCACTATGCTTGAGTTAAACCCTGAGGCTCACAAGCAGCTACTGGCAAATATTCAGCTGCTAAAAACCGACCGTATTGAAGCAGTTAATACCGATGCCCTGGCCTACCTTAAGCAACAGGGAAGCCAGTACGATGTAGTATTTATCGATCCCCCTTTCCGCAAAGGGCTGCTTGAAGAAACCATGCAACTGCTGGAAACCAATGGCTGGTTAGCAGACAATGCTATGATTTACATAGAAACCGAAAAAGAGCTGGTACTGGAAGGCATTCCGGAAAACTGGCATCTGAATAAAGAAAAAGCTGCCGGTCAGGTGTGCTATCGACTATTTGAAAGGGAAACGCAATGA
- a CDS encoding DUF1145 domain-containing protein: protein MKYLILLAKASIAFVWFILILNLFSPFPGKAAIALYIMTAFLFMMHAVQMMIFIGAFGDKIKISGWEKWSILVFGIFSLLDIRRKHMQ from the coding sequence ATGAAGTATCTGATTCTTTTAGCTAAAGCTTCTATCGCTTTTGTCTGGTTTATTCTGATTTTAAATCTGTTTTCACCCTTCCCGGGTAAAGCCGCTATCGCACTTTATATCATGACCGCCTTCCTGTTTATGATGCATGCGGTGCAGATGATGATTTTTATCGGAGCTTTTGGCGATAAAATAAAAATATCCGGATGGGAAAAATGGTCAATTCTGGTGTTCGGTATTTTCTCTCTGCTGGATATCAGAAGAAAACATATGCAGTAA
- a CDS encoding YhgN family NAAT transporter — protein sequence MDMLSAATMLFLIMDPLGNLPVFLSILKQFDAKRRRIILIRELLFALVILLAFLFGGQTILSFLHVEPETLNISGGIILFIIAIRMIFPQPGGITGLAAGEEPYIVPMAVPMIAGPSVMATLLLLSSQYPDQMTDWVAALLIAWGASVVIFMFNSLFFKLLGEKGLKAVERLMGLLLIMISTQMFLNGVSEYLGR from the coding sequence ATGGATATGCTATCAGCAGCAACTATGCTGTTTTTAATTATGGATCCTCTGGGAAACCTGCCGGTATTTCTGAGTATCCTGAAGCAATTTGATGCAAAGAGACGCCGCATCATTCTGATAAGGGAGCTGTTATTTGCCCTGGTTATTCTGCTGGCTTTCCTGTTTGGCGGTCAGACTATCCTGAGTTTTCTTCATGTTGAGCCGGAAACATTGAATATTTCTGGTGGTATTATTCTTTTCATCATAGCGATTCGCATGATTTTCCCTCAACCCGGGGGCATTACCGGTCTTGCGGCGGGTGAAGAGCCTTATATTGTCCCGATGGCTGTACCTATGATTGCCGGGCCTTCTGTGATGGCGACGCTACTGCTTCTGTCCAGTCAGTACCCGGATCAAATGACCGACTGGGTTGCTGCACTGCTTATTGCCTGGGGCGCGAGTGTTGTTATTTTTATGTTTAACAGTCTGTTCTTTAAACTGCTTGGCGAGAAAGGACTTAAGGCGGTTGAACGTCTGATGGGGCTGTTGCTTATTATGATCTCTACTCAGATGTTCCTGAACGGAGTGAGCGAGTATTTAGGAAGATAG
- a CDS encoding DUF4145 domain-containing protein, whose translation MSDIESVVTRTRRLEKLLRVRYHADGKGLHQLITSCEDRLPHDVISRLRYIATIRNKIVHQEDFQLDDKKQFLAVCDDCEQELTPRATRFIWRVAVYLMALFTLATLVFYYIYWDEITFHF comes from the coding sequence ATGTCAGACATAGAAAGTGTTGTAACGCGAACGCGCCGTCTGGAAAAGCTGCTCAGGGTGCGTTATCACGCTGATGGAAAGGGATTGCATCAGTTGATCACCAGCTGTGAAGACCGCTTGCCGCATGATGTTATCAGCAGGCTCAGATATATAGCGACCATCAGAAATAAGATTGTCCATCAGGAAGATTTTCAGTTGGACGACAAGAAGCAGTTTCTCGCTGTGTGTGATGACTGCGAGCAGGAACTGACTCCAAGAGCAACCCGCTTTATATGGCGTGTCGCCGTTTACCTGATGGCTCTGTTTACCCTGGCTACCCTGGTTTTTTATTATATCTACTGGGATGAGATCACCTTCCACTTTTAG
- a CDS encoding acyltransferase family protein → MSKRVFFFDTLRCVAAVTVIAIHALGPYRHLFGDIPFSEWASAVTVNSISRWAVPVFIMITGALMLSDKRPFDLRYYMKRRLAKVLIPFVVWSLFYAYLSGWSAQGYNGEQSVQVLAEGYQHATYYHLGFFYYFIPLYFLIPFFQYMVRNEREKEINLYLGIWLISSALFLYGVDGPWSNQYWLYSGYLLLGYLLYQRLALSKAVTLLFFLAGCLGLASTVWMVITQSLESGEYTVGRWLSYKTLNTIAVASMIFVLGRACGEQVSLGSGKVIRFISRHSLGIYILHPVFLWPMIELKWYEGNHPLLMIPLWVVLSGSGALTISWLLSRSRYTNWLVP, encoded by the coding sequence ATGAGTAAACGCGTTTTCTTCTTTGATACTTTACGGTGTGTAGCTGCTGTCACAGTGATTGCGATTCATGCCCTTGGTCCTTACCGGCATTTGTTCGGAGATATTCCGTTTTCAGAATGGGCAAGCGCAGTAACCGTTAACAGCATCAGCCGCTGGGCGGTACCGGTTTTTATTATGATCACCGGCGCTCTGATGCTGAGCGATAAGCGTCCTTTTGACCTCAGATACTATATGAAAAGGCGTCTGGCTAAGGTTCTTATTCCCTTTGTCGTCTGGTCGCTGTTTTATGCTTACTTGTCAGGATGGAGTGCTCAGGGTTATAACGGCGAGCAGTCGGTTCAGGTGCTTGCTGAAGGCTATCAGCATGCAACTTACTACCATCTTGGCTTTTTTTACTACTTTATTCCTCTCTATTTTCTTATTCCGTTTTTTCAGTACATGGTCAGAAATGAACGAGAGAAAGAGATAAACCTCTATCTCGGCATCTGGTTGATTAGCTCGGCTTTATTTCTGTATGGTGTAGATGGGCCATGGAGCAATCAGTATTGGCTTTATAGCGGGTACTTACTTTTGGGTTATCTTCTGTATCAAAGGCTGGCACTGAGCAAAGCGGTTACGCTTCTGTTTTTCTTAGCTGGCTGTTTGGGTCTGGCTTCAACAGTCTGGATGGTGATAACTCAGAGCCTTGAGTCTGGCGAGTATACCGTGGGCAGGTGGCTCTCCTATAAGACGCTGAATACCATCGCTGTCGCTTCTATGATCTTTGTTCTCGGACGCGCCTGTGGTGAACAGGTTTCCTTGGGGTCAGGTAAGGTTATCCGCTTTATCAGCCGGCACAGTCTGGGCATTTATATTCTGCATCCGGTTTTCCTCTGGCCCATGATTGAACTGAAATGGTATGAAGGAAACCATCCGCTGCTAATGATTCCGCTTTGGGTGGTACTAAGTGGCAGTGGTGCTCTTACGATAAGCTGGCTGTTATCCCGCTCCAGATACACCAACTGGCTTGTGCCATAA
- the arsJ gene encoding organoarsenical effux MFS transporter ArsJ encodes MFSNLSKSVRQYMLVTFNYWNFTITDGALRMLVVLYFHDLGYSTLAIASLFLFYEFFGVVTNLIGGWLGARLGLNRTMNIGLAMQVFALVMLAVPNAWLTIPWVMAAQAVSGIAKDLNKMSAKSAIKTLVPDEQQGALYKWVAILTGSKNALKGAGFFIGGLLLSLAGFRVSVLIMAAVLAVVLVGSLIMLESDMGKAKSKPKFKHIFSKSQSINILSLARMFLFGARDVWFVVALPVYLGSVFGWDHLWVGGFLALWVIAYGFVQGVAPKITGKAEGKVPDGSAATYWAVLLAGVTGLIAYGVQVEWQPELVIVVGLLIFGAVFAVNSSLHSYLIVSYAKGDGVSLDVGFYYMANAMGRLIGTILSGWVFQMAGLAACLWVSFAFLALTAIISVYLPKANQTELA; translated from the coding sequence ATGTTTTCTAACCTGAGTAAAAGTGTTCGCCAGTATATGCTGGTTACGTTCAACTACTGGAATTTCACTATCACAGATGGCGCACTTCGCATGCTGGTGGTGCTCTATTTCCATGATCTTGGCTACAGTACGCTGGCTATTGCATCACTTTTCCTTTTCTATGAATTTTTTGGTGTTGTGACTAACTTGATTGGCGGCTGGCTTGGCGCCCGTCTGGGTCTTAACCGGACCATGAATATCGGTCTGGCAATGCAGGTGTTTGCTCTGGTGATGCTTGCGGTACCAAATGCATGGCTGACGATTCCATGGGTCATGGCGGCGCAGGCGGTATCCGGTATTGCGAAAGACCTGAACAAGATGAGTGCCAAAAGTGCTATTAAGACGCTTGTGCCGGATGAGCAGCAGGGCGCTCTGTATAAGTGGGTTGCTATCCTGACCGGCTCTAAGAACGCACTGAAAGGTGCCGGCTTCTTTATTGGTGGTCTGTTGTTGTCACTGGCAGGTTTCAGGGTTTCCGTATTGATTATGGCCGCTGTTCTGGCCGTGGTTCTTGTTGGCAGCCTTATCATGCTTGAAAGCGATATGGGTAAGGCGAAGAGTAAGCCTAAGTTTAAGCATATCTTCTCCAAGTCTCAGAGCATCAATATTTTGTCACTGGCGCGCATGTTCCTGTTTGGTGCCCGTGATGTCTGGTTTGTGGTTGCGCTGCCGGTTTATCTGGGTTCCGTTTTCGGCTGGGATCATCTTTGGGTTGGCGGCTTCCTTGCCCTCTGGGTTATCGCCTACGGATTTGTTCAGGGTGTCGCTCCTAAGATTACAGGTAAAGCTGAAGGTAAAGTACCTGATGGCTCTGCTGCAACATACTGGGCGGTACTGCTTGCCGGAGTAACCGGTCTTATCGCTTACGGTGTGCAGGTTGAATGGCAGCCTGAGCTGGTGATTGTGGTCGGCCTTCTTATTTTTGGTGCGGTATTTGCGGTTAACTCATCACTGCACTCTTACCTGATTGTGAGCTATGCAAAAGGGGATGGCGTATCGCTTGATGTGGGTTTCTACTATATGGCCAATGCCATGGGCCGCCTTATCGGAACCATTTTGTCCGGCTGGGTATTCCAGATGGCAGGATTAGCAGCTTGTTTGTGGGTTTCTTTTGCATTTTTGGCACTAACCGCAATTATTTCCGTTTACCTGCCTAAAGCTAACCAGACAGAGCTTGCCTGA
- a CDS encoding cyclin-dependent kinase inhibitor 3 family protein, translating into MTHPTWELKLEGDAALILTPCPGTKEADLATSVQQLKEQGALAMVTALDTEEMEKAGVAALAEESEKAGIAWFHQPIEDDQAPGAEFDARWEVISPKVHEVLKQGGKVVLHCMGGSGRTGMLAAHILLEMGWDLETIKREVKALRPGAFTKQPQIDYIAEVAAKF; encoded by the coding sequence ATGACACATCCAACCTGGGAACTAAAACTTGAAGGTGACGCGGCTCTTATCCTGACGCCTTGTCCGGGCACTAAAGAGGCAGACCTTGCCACTTCTGTTCAGCAGCTAAAAGAGCAGGGTGCACTGGCTATGGTCACTGCTCTTGATACTGAAGAGATGGAAAAAGCGGGCGTTGCCGCTCTTGCTGAAGAGTCAGAGAAAGCAGGTATTGCCTGGTTCCATCAGCCAATCGAAGACGATCAGGCTCCGGGTGCAGAGTTCGATGCTCGCTGGGAAGTGATAAGCCCGAAAGTACATGAAGTACTGAAGCAGGGCGGCAAGGTTGTACTTCACTGCATGGGTGGCTCTGGCCGTACCGGTATGCTGGCTGCTCACATCCTGCTGGAAATGGGCTGGGATCTGGAAACCATTAAGCGTGAAGTAAAAGCACTTCGTCCGGGCGCATTTACTAAGCAGCCACAGATCGATTATATCGCTGAGGTTGCGGCTAAGTTCTAG
- a CDS encoding ArsJ-associated glyceraldehyde-3-phosphate dehydrogenase, whose amino-acid sequence MPIKVGINGFGRIGRLALRASFDWEELEFVQINDVAGDTKTLAHLLEFDSVQGRWHHEVSADGSEMVINGKRIKVTSEREIDAVDWSECDVVIESTGVHRKTSFLNKYLDQGVKRVVVSAPVKEEGIANIVVGVNDEIFNPELHKIVTAASCTTNCIAPVVKVIHEKLGIEQSSFTTIHDLTNTQTILDAPHKDLRRARACGMSLIPTTTGSATAIVEIFPELKGKINGHAVRVPLANASLTDIIFDVKRDTTAEEVNALLKEASEGELKGILGFEERPLVSIDYKGDQRSTIVDAMSTMVVGTRMVKVYAWYDNEMGYATRTAELVRKVGLA is encoded by the coding sequence ATGCCTATTAAAGTTGGAATCAACGGTTTTGGTCGAATTGGCCGACTTGCACTACGCGCTTCTTTTGACTGGGAAGAGCTGGAGTTTGTTCAGATTAACGATGTTGCGGGAGACACCAAAACTCTGGCACACCTTCTGGAGTTCGATTCAGTACAGGGCCGCTGGCACCACGAAGTGTCTGCTGACGGTTCAGAGATGGTTATCAATGGTAAGCGCATTAAAGTGACCTCTGAGCGTGAAATCGATGCAGTAGACTGGTCTGAATGTGATGTTGTTATTGAATCAACTGGCGTACACCGTAAGACTTCTTTCCTGAACAAGTACCTTGATCAGGGCGTTAAGCGTGTAGTGGTATCTGCTCCTGTTAAAGAAGAAGGCATTGCAAACATCGTTGTTGGTGTTAACGACGAAATCTTCAACCCTGAGCTGCACAAGATCGTAACTGCAGCTTCATGTACAACGAACTGTATCGCTCCTGTTGTTAAGGTTATCCACGAGAAGCTGGGTATTGAGCAGTCTTCTTTCACCACAATCCACGATCTGACCAACACTCAGACTATTCTGGATGCGCCTCATAAGGACCTGCGCCGCGCGCGTGCCTGTGGTATGAGCCTTATCCCGACAACAACGGGTAGTGCAACGGCTATCGTTGAAATCTTCCCAGAGCTGAAAGGTAAGATCAACGGCCACGCGGTTCGTGTTCCTCTGGCTAACGCTTCTCTGACTGACATCATCTTTGATGTTAAGCGCGACACAACTGCCGAAGAAGTTAACGCACTTCTGAAAGAAGCTTCAGAAGGCGAGCTGAAGGGCATTCTTGGTTTTGAAGAGCGCCCGCTTGTTTCTATCGACTACAAAGGCGACCAGCGTTCAACCATCGTTGATGCTATGTCAACTATGGTTGTTGGTACCCGTATGGTGAAAGTCTACGCCTGGTACGATAACGAAATGGGTTACGCAACACGTACGGCTGAGCTTGTTCGTAAAGTTGGTCTGGCATAA
- a CDS encoding metalloregulator ArsR/SmtB family transcription factor translates to MSPSQFFKMLSDETRLRCLLLIAREEGLCVRELTEAMNESQPKISRHLALLRQSGVLVDERKGQWVMYKVSDSLPGWLLKVVSGLKESNCLKQQYLQDIERLHAYSDRPAI, encoded by the coding sequence ATGTCGCCAAGCCAATTCTTCAAGATGCTGTCAGATGAAACGCGTCTGCGTTGTCTGCTATTAATTGCTAGAGAAGAAGGCTTGTGTGTTCGCGAACTGACAGAAGCAATGAATGAAAGTCAGCCGAAAATATCCCGTCACCTAGCTTTGCTGAGGCAGTCCGGGGTACTGGTTGATGAAAGAAAAGGGCAGTGGGTGATGTACAAGGTATCGGACTCACTACCCGGCTGGCTGCTTAAGGTAGTCAGCGGTCTGAAAGAATCTAATTGTCTTAAACAGCAATACCTTCAAGATATTGAAAGATTGCACGCATATAGTGATCGCCCGGCCATTTAA